Proteins co-encoded in one Camelus bactrianus isolate YW-2024 breed Bactrian camel chromosome 6, ASM4877302v1, whole genome shotgun sequence genomic window:
- the LOC141577925 gene encoding mast cell protease 1A-like, producing the protein MVYLPKLSGLCPTPSETSKSDPICLLQPNAPRAHRQAGMFLLGKIIRGYEAEPHSRPYMAFLQIQTSGNIILCGGFLVREDFVLTAAHCWGSSISITLGAHNILEQEGTQQVIRVRRAIPHPDDDDENTANDVTLLQLTRKANLTTAVSPIRLPQGKEPVKPGMVCSVAGWGLLGVNKPAAAKLQEAELEVQTDQQCIHHYKHYDATTQICAGNRRNRENCFEGDSGGPLLCNSVAQGIVSFGTKDGTPPSVYTRISSFLYWIQNTMRICELQGPD; encoded by the exons ATGGTCTACCTGCCGAAGCTTTCTGGACTGTGCCCAACTCCCTCAGAGACCAGCAAATCTGACCCCATCTGCCTGCTCCAGCCGAATGCTCCACGAGCACACAGGCAGGCTGGGATGTTTCTTTTAGGGAAAATCATCAGGGGCTATGAGGCCGAGCCGCATTCTCGTCCCTACATGGCATTTCTTCAGATCCAGACTTCAGGGAACATTATACTCTGTGGCGGTTTTCTGGTGCGTGAGGACTTCGTGCTGACAGCAGCTCACTGCTGGGGCAG CTCAATCAGCATCACCCTGGGGGCCCACAACATCCTCGAGCAGGAGGGGACCCAGCAGGTCATCCGGGTGAGAAGAGCCATCCCCCAcccagatgatgatgatgaaaacacGGCCAACGACGTCACGTTACTGCAG CTGACGAGGAAGGCCAACCTGACCACCGCTGTGAGCCCCATCCGGCTGCCCCAGGGGAAGGAGCCGGTGAAGCCAGGGATGGTGTGCAGTGTGGCCGGATGGGGGCTTCTTGGCGTGAACAAACCTGCAGCAGCAAAACTGCAGGAGGCAGAGCTTGAAGTCCAAACAGACCAGCAATGCATCCATCACTACAAACATTACGATGCCACCACCCAGATATGTGCAGGGAACCGAAGAAACAGGGAGAATTGTTTTGAG GGAGACTCTGGAGGCCCCTTACTGTGTAACAGTGTGGCCCAGGGCATTGTCTCCTTTGGAACCAAGGATGGTACACCTCCAAGTGTCTATACCAGAATCTCGAGCTTTCTGTACTGGATACAAAACACAATGAGAATCTGTGAACTTCAGGGACCAGACTGA
- the LOC141577924 gene encoding granzyme H-like isoform X1 has product MLLCCKENLEDSPLGSAGLCGHTSNAIFLIFAPDHSRPCHPVSQPSLSGEIIGGHEAKPHSRPYMAFVQFLDQERMRRCGGVLVQKDFVLTAAHCRGSSINVTLGAHNIKKQEGTQQVVPVRRAIPHPDYNPKDHSSDIMLLQLQRKAKQTAAVRPLRLPGGRARVKPGQACGVAGWGQVAVGVPATTLQEAVLTVQEDRVCESLFPGYYSRATQICVGDPSTVKTSFKGDSGGPLVCKNLVQGIFSCGKQNGTPPGVFTKVSHFLPWIKRTMKRL; this is encoded by the exons ATGTTACTCTGTTGCAAAGAGAACCTGGAGGACTCTcccctggggtctgcagggctctgtggACACACCTCAAACGCCATCTTCCTGATTTTCGCTCCTGACCACAGCCGCCCCTGTCACCCTGTCTCCCAGCCCTCTCTTTCAGGGGAGATCATCGGGGGCCATGAGGCCAAGCCCCACTCCCGCCCCTACATGGCGTTCGTTCAGTTTCTGGATCAGGAGAGGATGAGGCGGTGTGGCGGTGTCCTCGTGCAGAAGGACTTTGTTCTGACGGCTGCTCACTGCAGGGGAAG CTCAATCAATGTCACCCTGGGGGCCCACAACATCAAGAAGCAGGAGGGGACCCAGCAGGTGGTCCCAGTGAGAAGAGCCATCCCCCACCCAGACTATAATCCTAAGGACCACTCCAGTGACATCATGTTACTGCAG CTGCAGAGAAAGGCCAAGCAGACGGCAGCTGTGAGGCCCCTCAGGCTGCCCGGGGGCCGGGCCCGGGTGAAGCCAGGACAGGCGTGCGGTGTGGccggctgggggcaggtggcggTGGGCGTTCCAGCCACCACTCTGCAGGAGGCAGTGCTGACGGTGCAGGAAGATCGTGTGTGCGAATCCCTCTTCCCAGGCTATTACAGCCGCGCCACCCAGATTTGTGTGGGGGACCCGAGCACGGTGAAGACCAGCTTCAAG GGCGACTCCGGAGGGCCCCTCGTGTGCAAAAACCTGGTCCAGGGCATTTTCTCCTGTGGGAAACAGAACGGGACACCTCCAGGAGTCTTCACCAAGGTCTCCCACTTCCTGCCCTGGATAAAGAGAACAATGAAGCGCCTCTAA
- the LOC141577924 gene encoding granzyme H-like isoform X2: MAFVQFLDQERMRRCGGVLVQKDFVLTAAHCRGSSINVTLGAHNIKKQEGTQQVVPVRRAIPHPDYNPKDHSSDIMLLQLQRKAKQTAAVRPLRLPGGRARVKPGQACGVAGWGQVAVGVPATTLQEAVLTVQEDRVCESLFPGYYSRATQICVGDPSTVKTSFKGDSGGPLVCKNLVQGIFSCGKQNGTPPGVFTKVSHFLPWIKRTMKRL; encoded by the exons ATGGCGTTCGTTCAGTTTCTGGATCAGGAGAGGATGAGGCGGTGTGGCGGTGTCCTCGTGCAGAAGGACTTTGTTCTGACGGCTGCTCACTGCAGGGGAAG CTCAATCAATGTCACCCTGGGGGCCCACAACATCAAGAAGCAGGAGGGGACCCAGCAGGTGGTCCCAGTGAGAAGAGCCATCCCCCACCCAGACTATAATCCTAAGGACCACTCCAGTGACATCATGTTACTGCAG CTGCAGAGAAAGGCCAAGCAGACGGCAGCTGTGAGGCCCCTCAGGCTGCCCGGGGGCCGGGCCCGGGTGAAGCCAGGACAGGCGTGCGGTGTGGccggctgggggcaggtggcggTGGGCGTTCCAGCCACCACTCTGCAGGAGGCAGTGCTGACGGTGCAGGAAGATCGTGTGTGCGAATCCCTCTTCCCAGGCTATTACAGCCGCGCCACCCAGATTTGTGTGGGGGACCCGAGCACGGTGAAGACCAGCTTCAAG GGCGACTCCGGAGGGCCCCTCGTGTGCAAAAACCTGGTCCAGGGCATTTTCTCCTGTGGGAAACAGAACGGGACACCTCCAGGAGTCTTCACCAAGGTCTCCCACTTCCTGCCCTGGATAAAGAGAACAATGAAGCGCCTCTAA
- the LOC141577924 gene encoding granzyme H-like isoform X3: MQPLLLVMAVLLPAGRGQPSLSGEIIGGHEAKPHSRPYMAFVQFLDQERMRRCGGVLVQKDFVLTAAHCRGSSINVTLGAHNIKKQEGTQQVVPVRRAIPHPDYNPKDHSSDIMLLQLQRKAKQTAAVRPLRLPGGRARVKPGQACGVAGWGQVAVGVPATTLQEAVLTVQEDRVCESLFPGYYSRATQICVGDPSTVKTSFKGDSGGPLVCKNLVQGIFSCGKQNGTPPGVFTKVSHFLPWIKRTMKRL; this comes from the exons ATGCAGCCACTCCTGCTCGTGATGGCCGTTCTTCTGCCCGCCGGGCGGGGACAG CCCTCTCTTTCAGGGGAGATCATCGGGGGCCATGAGGCCAAGCCCCACTCCCGCCCCTACATGGCGTTCGTTCAGTTTCTGGATCAGGAGAGGATGAGGCGGTGTGGCGGTGTCCTCGTGCAGAAGGACTTTGTTCTGACGGCTGCTCACTGCAGGGGAAG CTCAATCAATGTCACCCTGGGGGCCCACAACATCAAGAAGCAGGAGGGGACCCAGCAGGTGGTCCCAGTGAGAAGAGCCATCCCCCACCCAGACTATAATCCTAAGGACCACTCCAGTGACATCATGTTACTGCAG CTGCAGAGAAAGGCCAAGCAGACGGCAGCTGTGAGGCCCCTCAGGCTGCCCGGGGGCCGGGCCCGGGTGAAGCCAGGACAGGCGTGCGGTGTGGccggctgggggcaggtggcggTGGGCGTTCCAGCCACCACTCTGCAGGAGGCAGTGCTGACGGTGCAGGAAGATCGTGTGTGCGAATCCCTCTTCCCAGGCTATTACAGCCGCGCCACCCAGATTTGTGTGGGGGACCCGAGCACGGTGAAGACCAGCTTCAAG GGCGACTCCGGAGGGCCCCTCGTGTGCAAAAACCTGGTCCAGGGCATTTTCTCCTGTGGGAAACAGAACGGGACACCTCCAGGAGTCTTCACCAAGGTCTCCCACTTCCTGCCCTGGATAAAGAGAACAATGAAGCGCCTCTAA